One Spinacia oleracea cultivar Varoflay chromosome 4, BTI_SOV_V1, whole genome shotgun sequence DNA segment encodes these proteins:
- the LOC110794388 gene encoding pollen-specific leucine-rich repeat extensin-like protein 4, translated as MGKINPSIVRPLGCCLSLLIVSSLLSSTTLALSDAEVSFVAHTQLQTFNENGHDLPDGYDLKVNVAFNFPNSRLRKAYIALQAWKSAIYSDPNGATKNWVGPNVCDYKGIFCSQALDDEKLTVVSGIDLNHEDIAGYLPVELGLLTDLALIHINSNRFCGIIPKSFSKLSLLYELDVSNNRFVGVFPQVVLELKTLTYLDLRFNNFEGCLPPEVFNRPFDALLLNDNRFHCPIPDTIGNATTSLIVLANNKFTGCIPKTIGNIAGKVNQIVFRGNKLSGCMPSELGKLHNVTVLDLSKNEFVGSIPKCFSSLVNLESLDLSGNKFTGLVGDDICQLPLLEQFFFSSNYFNGEGKSCDLFLRKNIYYDDKKNCLSGKHNQRSPKECFPVVSHTIDCENFNCGGQPSKPTPSIAHGDDGETPKSPTPEHNEPHPQVPTPAPEQDDHGRSPVRPSTPPPVPAPTPDDHKRMPVRPSTPTPEIIHQESPPPTPVYSPPPTPVNPPPPQVYSPPPTPVNPPPPRIYSPPPTPVNPPPPQVYSPPPTPVNPPPPRVYSPPPTPLQSPPPPVYSPPPTPIYSPPPPVYSPPPPPVHSPPPPVHSPPPPVHSPPPPTPSPPPPSPVYPPPPPSPVYSPPPPPPVHSPPPPVHSPPPPVHSPPPPSPVYSPPPPPVQSPPPPAPKPSPPPPAPKPSPPPPVFSPPPSPKPSPPPPAPKPSPPPPVFSPPPSPRLSPPPPVFSPPPPVRSPPPPVHSPPPPVPSPSPPPPDVNLPPFMGFQYSSPPPPMFPGY; from the coding sequence ATGGGGAAGATTAATCCTTCCATAGTTCGGCCTTTAGGCTGTTGTTTATCCCTCCTCATAGTATCATCCTTATTATCTTCTACCACTTTAGCATTATCTGACGCCGAAGTCTCATTCGTTGCTCATACTCAACTACAAACTTTTAACGAAAATGGGCACGATTTGCCCGACGGTTATGATCTAAAAGTAAATGTAGCCTTCAACTTCCCAAATTCGAGGCTCCGTAAAGCCTACATTGCCCTCCAAGCATGGAAATCGGCAATTTATTCGGACCCAAATGGCGCGACAAAAAATTGGGTTGGTCCGAATGTTTGTGACTACAAGGGCATATTTTGTTCCCAGGCCCTCGATGATGAGAAGTTAACCGTGGTTTCTGGCATAGACTTGAATCACGAAGACATCGCGGGTTATCTCCCCGTAGAGTTAGGCCTCCTTACGGACCTGGCCCTTATCCACATTAACTCTAACCGATTTTGTGGGATTATTCCCAAGAGCTTCTCCAAACTTTCACTCCTTTACGAGCTTGATGTTAGTAACAACCGTTTTGTAGGAGTTTTTCCACAAGTCGTGCTCGAGTTAAAGACACTCACATATCTTGATCTTCGATTCAATAACTTCGAGGGGTGTTTGCCTCCAGAGGTCTTCAACAGGCCATTTGACGCGTTGTTACTCAACGACAATAGGTTCCATTGTCCTATCCCGGACACTATTGGTAACGCAACGACATCTCTTATAGTATTGGCAAACAACAAGTTCACCGGATGTATCCCCAAAACTATAGGCAACATAGCAGGTAAAGTGAATCAAATTGTTTTCCGGGGAAACAAGTTAAGTGGTTGTATGCCATCCGAGTTGGGGAAGCTTCATAACGTGACCGTTCTAGATTTATCTAAGAATGAGTTCGTTGGTTCTATTCCTAAATGTTTCTCTAGCCTTGTAAATTTGGAATCCTTAGATTTGTCGGGCAACAAATTCACTGGATTGGTTGGTGATGATATTTGTCAGTTGCCATTATTGGAACAATTCTTTTTCTCTAGTAACTATTTTAACGGCGAGGGCAAGAGCTGTGATTTGTTTTTAAGGAAGAATATCTATTATGACGACAAGAAGAATTGTTTGTCGGGTAAACATAATCAAAGATCGCCAAAAGAATGTTTCCCGGTGGTGTCACACACAATTGACTGtgaaaattttaattgtggGGGGCAACCATCTAAGCCTACTCCAAGCATAGCACATGGAGACGATGGAGAGACGCCTAAGTCACCTACACCAGAACACAATGAACCACACCCTCAAGTACCAACTCCTGCTCCGGAACAAGATGATCATGGAAGATCACCTGTTAGACCATCTACACCACCACCAGTACCTGCCCCAACACCAGATGATCACAAAAGAATGCCAGTTAGACCATCAACACCTACACCAGAAATTATTCATCAAGAGTCTCCACCTCCTACTCCAGTGTACTCACCACCTCCAACACCCGTAAATCCACCTCCACCACAAGTTTACTCGCCACCTCCAACACCGGTAAATCCACCTCCACCACGGATTTACTCGCCACCTCCAACACCCGTAAATCCACCTCCACCACAAGTTTACTCGCCACCTCCAACACCGGTAAATCCACCTCCACCACGTGTTTACTCACCACCTCCAACACCATTACAATCTCCTCCACCCCCAGTTTACTCACCACCTCCAACACCAATATATTCCCCCCCTCCTCCAGTTTATTCACCACCTCCACCTCCCGTTCATTCCCCTCCACCACCAGTTCACTCCCCTCCACCCCCAGTCCACTCTCCTCCACCACCCACACcatctccaccaccaccatcccCTGTTTATCCTCCACCACCTCCATCCCCTGTCTattctccaccaccaccaccacccgtTCATTCTCCTCCACCTCCCGTCCATTCCCCTCCACCACCTGTCCACTCACCTCCACCTCCATCCCCTGTTTACTCTCCCCCACCGCCTCCAGTAcaatcaccaccaccaccggctCCCAAGCCTTCACCTCCCCCACCAGCTCCAAAGCCGTCACCTCCCCCACCAGTGTTCTCTCCTCCACCATCTCCTAAGCCTTCACCTCCACCACCAGCTCCAAAGCCATCACCTCCCCCACCAGTGTTCTCCCCGCCACCATCTCCTAGGCTTTCACCCCCACCTCCTGTTTTCTCTCCTCCACCACCTGTTCGATCGCCGCCTCCACCTGTACATTCCCCACCACCACCAGTTCCATCTCCATCTCCACCACCTCCTGATGTTAATCTACCACCATTCATGGGTTTCCAATACTCATCACCGCCACCACCCATGTTCCCTGGGTATTAA
- the LOC110794410 gene encoding protein DMR6-LIKE OXYGENASE 2, whose translation MGEIDPAFIQPIEHRPKPIITEAEGIPIIDLSSITSNDHFCNKTDHGNINDTANLVAQIGNACEKWGFFQVINHGVPLEKLEKIELTARKFFALPQEEKRKVGRDEANPMGYNDSEHTRNVKDWKQVFDFTAKDPSFIPVDPDDLQPKELINCWPQSLPEFREEGQEYAREVEKLAFKLLKLIALSLGLTADRLNCYFKEHASFVRLNYYPSCPSPQLVLGVTRHKDAGALTILAQDDVGGLQVRRKSDGEWVSVTPNPGAFTVNVGDIIQVWSNEKYESVEHRVMVNSDKERLSIPFFFYPAHYVMVKPLEEMIDDQNPPKYTEYNWGLYFATKRKSNFKKLHVENLQISHFKIV comes from the exons ATGGGAGAAATTGATCCTGCATTCATTCAACCCATTGAGCATAGGCCTAAACCCATTATAACAGAAGCTGAAGGAATTCCAATCATCGATCTTTCTTCTATTACCTCAAATGATCATTTCTGTAACAAAACTGATCATGGCAACATTAACGACACTGCTAATCTTGTAGCTCAGATAGGCAATGCTTGTGAAAAATGGGGATTCTTTCAAGTGATCAACCATGGTGTACCACTAGAAAAGCTCGAGAAAATCGAGCTTACAGCTAGGAAGTTCTTCGCACTACCTCAAGAAGAGAAGCGGAAGGTGGGTCGAGATGAAGCAAATCCAATGGGGTATAATGACTCTGAGCATACAAGGAATGTTAAAGATTGGAAACAAGTTTTTGATTTTACTGCAAAAGATCCCTCTTTTATTCCTGTTGATCCTGATGATCTTCAACCCAAGGAGCTGATTAACTGCTGGCCACAGTCTCTTCCTGAGTTCAGGGAGGAAGGCCAAGAATATGCAAGGGAAGTGGAAAAACTCGCGTTTAAGCTGCTGAAGCTAATAGCCTTGAGCTTAGGACTGACAGCAGATAGGCTGAACTGCTATTTCAAGGAACATGCGAGTTTTGTGAGGCTTAATTACTACCCGTCCTGCCCTTCTCCTCAACTTGTTCTAGGTGTTACTCGACATAAGGATGCAGGTGCCTTGACAATTCTGGCACAGGATGATGTTGGTGGTTTACAAGTCCGGCGAAAGTCAGATGGTGAATGGGTCAGTGTCACACCCAACCCTGGTGCTTTTACCGTGAACGTGGGTGATATCATTCAG GTTTGGAGCAATGAAAAATATGAGAGTGTGGAGCACAGGGTAATGGTAAACTCAGACAAGGAACGGCTATCTATTCCATTCTTCTTCTACCCAGCACACTACGTCATGGTCAAGCCCTTAGAAGAGATGATTGATGACCAAAATCCCCCCAAATACACAGAATATAATTGGGGACTTTATTTCGCCACCAAgaggaaaagtaattttaagAAGCTCCATGTTGAGAACCTCCAGATATCTCACTTCAAAATAGTTTGA
- the LOC110794409 gene encoding uncharacterized protein translates to MEEGSNTKSSLEEERENEADVTAQQTKKDDVDVGGGGGWGGWGFSPFSYLSDLQKAATLAAEEISRSAAESFGNVQDVAEDEPSKAEDDAKDSVTEGEDGQEKEKLMSALDKLEKASEDTFLSQGLKVIDGSVENFASGAWKALGSAFKGGSNLMQKLEHSAVSIADSVQHDASSIAPSLLETGKAFTFKGMQVLENVGKETMDLLISETGFEVDKKSDGVDHQSYDNQLYEEMTFDRCFYIYGGPEQLEELEALSSHYALLFNRRKVKLSSEEKSLYEGKVKQVQQILDLKTETDITTVHSDKGKKIETRAGGSDSELKNLHDSSLSKAADLAVGFTSALSGVSANDIIQRTTGRLESLHSEGVHRLSEICCFAVSQLLLLGKSMISVANKNQEENVDENMIKIDWPEDSLEKAKIIRSKAQSITESMEAVSNSFITGISDVTEAYLAAMKVVSTTDSHETPPEMSIQDKANAFSEHLRADQSIAVDKFQDGLQYLCFVTVSTSMPPAL, encoded by the exons ATGGAGGAAGGTAGTAACACCAAGTCGTCattggaggaggagagagaaaatgaggcgGATGTAACTGCGCAACAAACCAAAAAAGACGACGTAGACGTCGGAGGTGGTGGCGGATGGGGAGGGTGGGGTTTCTCACCGTTTTCGTACCTTTCAGATCTTCAGAAAGCCGCCACGCTTGCCGCCGAGGAGATCTCCCGCAgt GCTGCTGAGAGCTTTGGTAACGTACAAGATGTTGCTGAAGATGAACCTTCTAAAGCGGAGGATGACGCTAAAGATTCTGTCACAGAAGGGGAAGATGGACAAGAGAAGGAAAAGTTGATGTCTGCTCTGGATAAGTTGGAGAAGGCTAGTGAAGACACATTTCTTAGCCAG GGTTTGAAGGTGATAGATGGTTCAGTGGAAAACTTTGCATCAGGAGCTTGGAAGGCACTAGGAAGTGCATTCAAAGGCGGTTCCAACCTTATGCAAAA GCTCGAGCATTCTGCCGTTAGTATAGCTGATTCCGTTCAACATGATGCAAGTTCTATTGCTCCATCTCTTCTAGAG ACTGGAAAAGCTTTTACTTTCAAGGGGATGCAAGTTCTTGAAAACGTGGGTAAGGAGACTATGGATTTGCTGATCTCTGAGACTGGTTTTGAAGTTGATAAGAAGTCTGATGGAGTCGATCATCAAAGTTACGACAACCAGCTTTATGAGGAAATGACATTTGATCGTTGTTTTTACATATATGGAGGCCCTGAGCAGTTGGAG GAATTGGAGGCGTTGTCAAGTCATTATGCCTTACTTTTTAACAGAAGAAAAGTGAAGTTGTCATCAGAGGAGAAATCATTGTACGAAGGAAAGGTGAAACAAGTTCAACAAATTCTTGATTTAAAGACTGAAACTGATATAACAACCGTGCACTCAGACAaaggaaagaaaatagaaaCTAGGGCTGGAGGAAGTGACTCAGAACTTAAGAACTTACATGATTCAAGTCTCAGTAAGGCTGCTGACTTGGCTGTGGG GTTTACAAGTGCACTATCTGGGGTAAGTGCTAATGACATTATTCAAAGGACTACTGGCAGACTGGAATCTTTGCACTCTGAAGGGGTCCAT AGGTTGTCAGAGATTTGCTGTTTTGCTGTGTCCCAATTATTGTTGTTGGGGAAATCCATGATATCTGTTGCAAACAAGAATCAGGAGGAAAATGTAGATGAGAATATGATTAAAATTGATTGGCCGGAGGATTCTCTTGAAAAAGCTAAAATTATCAGATCCAAGGCTCAGTCGATCACCGAGAGCATGGAAGCTGTTTCCAATAGCTTCATTACCG GTATATCTGATGTGACTGAAGCTTACCTAGCTGCCATGAAAGTTGTTTCAACAACTGATTCTCATGAAACTCCTCCAGAAATGTCAATTCAAGACAAAGCCAATGCATTTTCAGAACATCTTCGCGCAGATCAGAGTATTGCCGTGGATAAATTTCAGGACGGCCTTCAATACTTGTGCTTTGTTACCGTGTCCACTTCCATGCCCCCCGCTCTCTGA
- the LOC110794412 gene encoding uncharacterized protein translates to MAGKEEVKHIEECSISNAMGTWVFSVLGALVAIPVGIKRKSLAPLVFFGTTGTMLDIIMGISACEREHAERQAQLLEAQNSATESTDVVLTE, encoded by the exons ATGGCTGGGAAAGAGGAAGTAAAGCATATTGAGGAATGCTCTATTTCCAA TGCCATGGGAACGTGGGTTTTCTCGGTATTGGGTGCTTTGGTAGCGATTCCTGTTGGAATAAAGAGGAAATCTCTTGCACCACTCGTTTTTTTCGGAACAACAGGCACCATGCTGGACATTATAATGGGGATTAGTGCTTGTGAAAGAGAACATGCAGAGCGTCAAGCGCAGCTGTTGGAAGCACAAAATTCTGCAACTGAATCCACTGATGTTGTTTTAACAGAATGA